The following coding sequences are from one Microtus pennsylvanicus isolate mMicPen1 chromosome 1, mMicPen1.hap1, whole genome shotgun sequence window:
- the Calm3 gene encoding calmodulin-3: MADQLTEEQIAEFKEAFSLFDKDGDGTITTKELGTVMRSLGQNPTEAELQDMINEVDADGNGTIDFPEFLTMMARKMKDTDSEEEIREAFRVFDKDGNGYISAAELRHVMTNLGEKLTDEEVDEMIREADIDGDGQVNYEEFVQMMTAK; this comes from the exons ATG gCTGACCAGCTGACTGAAGAACAGATTGCAG agTTCAAGGAAGCCTTCTCCCTCTTTGACAAGGATGGAGATGGCACCATTACCACCAAGGAGCTGGGGACTGTGATGAGATCGCTGGGGCAGAACCCTACTGAGGCTGAACTGCAGGACATGATCAATGAGGTGGACGCTGATG GCAATGGGACCATTGACTTCCCAGAGTTCCTGACCATGATGGCCAGAAAGATGAAGGATACAGACAGTGAGGAGGAGATCCGAGAGGCCTTCCGTGTCTTTGACAAG GATGGGAATGGCTATATCAGTGCCGCCGAGCTGCGTCACGTCATGACGAACCTGGGGGAGAAGCTGACGGATGAGGAAGTGGACGAGATGATCCGAGAGGCTGACATTGATGGAGATGGCCAGGTCAATTATGAAG AGTTTGTACAGATGATGACTGCGAAGTGA